GTTTCAGGCCTGGTGATGGCGTTTGTCATTGCTTCGCCCAACAGTTCCATTTCCTTTATCCTGCTTCCGATCGGGATTAAAAGCTGGATTTTTGGAATTGCCTATGTTTTGGTGACCATTATCGCCATCAAACGCAGTAACGATAACATCGGTCATGAAGCCCACCTCGGAGGAGCCATTATGGGCGTATTACTCGCTTTGACCTTCCATCCATCCCTTTTTATGGACAGATGGTGGCTCATCGCAGCTATTTTGGTTCCGACCATTGTTTTCCTGTGGTTGAACCTTTCTCATCCTGCCTTTTTCCTGACAGGTAATCTCCGGGGTATATTTTCTAAAAACCCCAGGTCGCCCTTAAAAATCAGCCACAAAAAGAAAAATATAAGCAAAGAGGAAGAACTGGATCTGCTCCTGGGCAAAATTAAGAAAAAAGGCATGAGCGGTCTGACCCAAAAGGAACGGAATCGATTGGAAGAATTGTCGAAGGATTGAGCATAAAGGTACGGGGAGTTTTCACTCAGAAAAGCAAAAATTCGCTACCTTTACCCATGAAAATTATCACTTCTAAATAGAAACTTTTGAAAAAAATTCTGGCATACTTACTCACAGCCATTCACTTATTAGTGTTCGGTTTGATCTTGGTACTTTTCCATCCGATGCAATGGATAGCCTTGAAAATTGGTGGATATACCGGTCACAAACGCATGGTAAAACGGATGAACTATTGCCTGATACAGAGTCTTAAAATATTGGGAAATACCTGCACCTTTACCATTGGTTATGAAATCCCGAAAGATAAGCCTCTCATTATCGTTTCCAATCATCAAAGCACCTACGACATCTCCCCTATCCAGTATTACCTGGATGACCATCATGTGAAATTCGTTTCCAAGGTGGAACTCGCCAAAGGCATCCCAAGTGTTTCTTTCAACCTGCGGCACGGAGGTTCTGTGCTGATCGACCGCAAAAACCCCAGGCAGGCCCTGCCTGCCATGAAACAGTTTGCAGAATACCTGGAAGCCAATAAATATGCCGGGGTGATCTTTCCGGAAGGAACGCGAAGCAAAAACGGAATCCCAAAATCCTTTTCTCCTAATGGGCTGAAGACCCTGATCAAATACATGCCTTCGGCTTATATCGTGCCGGTGACCATCAACAATTCGTGGAAGATCATCGAAAACGGCTACCGCCCTATGAATATCGGGATCAGGGCAACCTGGCAGACCCATAAACCCATTGAAGTGGCAGGCAGGGATTTTGATGAACTGCTCAAAGAAGTAGAAGATACGATCAAAGGAGCCATTATCAACTAAATCGTATTTTTAAAGGCAATCCCGGGGCCAAACATGAGTCATCTTACCTTAGGGGCAGGAAATTAAATTTGGTAAATTTGAAATGAAAAAATAAGGAAGCGGCATAAGACTATAATGAGTCATTTGTCATTAAGACAGTTCGGGATAGCCAGTCCCGCTTCCTTTTCTCTGTTTCACCTCGGACAGTTTGTTAGGCAATAAGCCTGAGTAAGATAGATGAGGCATAACAGAAGTTATTTTATCAACACAAATTTACCGATTTAGTATGAAACAATCTGATCGTTTTGTAGGAATTGACATATCAAAAGATAGTTTTGATGTCTGCGTTTTATCACAAGGGGCTCTATTAGAAGAAAGCCGTTTTAATAATGATGCTCAAGGTTGGCAAAAGTTTGCTAAAAACCTTAGTGATCAGGACTTATGCATAATAGAAGCAACGGGATCTTATCATGTAGGGTTGGCATTATATTTAGTTGAGCATGATAAACGTGTTAGTGTAGTCAACCCTTTGCGTGTAAAGTATTTTTCTCGATTGAATCTCAAGAGGGCAAAAACAGATAGGGTAGATGCTTATGTTATTGCCCAGTATGGCCAAGTATTTAAGCCTGAAAGTTGGACAGCTCCACCGACACATTTAAGACAACTTCAACAGTTAATGACAGTTTCTGCACAATTAACAAAACAAAAGACGGCATTAATCAATCAACAAAAAAACTTTGAACTTGTACCAGACCCCAGTAAAGAAGCCCTTGAAATAATAAAGTGCCAAATAGTAAAATTAGAGAAACATTTACAAGAAATACAATGCCTTATCAATAATAGCATTAAAGAACATTACAAAGAATTAGAGGCTTCTTTACGATCAATTCCCGGTTTAGGTCCCAAAACGGTAGCCACCTTAATCCTAATAACTGGAGGCTTTACCAAGTTTGGATCATATAAAGCTTTGATAGCCTATGTGGGGTTAGCTCCTCGGACATACGAGTCAGGAGTAAGTGTTAAGGGAGCTTCACACATCTGCAAGTTAGGGTCATCCTATCTTCGAAAGTTACTTTATGAATGTGCTTTAAGTGCCAAAAGGTTTAACCCTGTATGTAAGGAACTATTTGAAAGACTCTATATTGCAAAGAAAAAACCATTTAAAGTAGCCATGATTGCGGTGGCCAATAAGTTGCTGAAAATCGCTTTCACTATAGCTATAACTGGACAAAAATTTGATCCGGAATACAGACTAAAACATTATTTTGCCAAATAAAATTTTCTGATTTTCCGAAAAAAATTTGGAGATGAACACAGTTCATCCCGAATAATCAAAAACTGTCTGAAATAGAAGTTTTTTGATTATTTGAAGTATTTTTTAAATGTAAAATGTAAAACAAGGAATTTAAAACCTGCCTGCTGACGCAGGAAGGCAGGTGTAAAAGTGAGTGGGCAAAAGGTTTGGGTTTTGGAAAAAAGTCATTTTTTGTCGCAAAACACCTAACCCACGACCCAAACACTTCTAAATTTTGCGGTTACTTGTTTTAAACCTTGCCTGCTGCCGCGACGGAAGGCAGGTTTTGCGGTTTATTTCTTTTGTAAATGAGTCATCCCGAATTTAATCTGATTAGATGAAATTCGGGATGACTCATGTTATTTTTTCAAAAGCCGGAAACCATTTATTCCACGGTCACAGCGGCATTTCTCGAACGTTTTCTATCATGTTCTTTTAAAAAGATCTTACGGAGCCTGATTGATTCCGGAGTCACTTCCACGTATTCGTCGCCCTGAATGTATTCGAGGGCCTCTTCGAGTGTAAATCTCTTTGGCGGAATGAGTTTCATTTTTTCATCTGCCCCGGAAGAACGCATATTGGAAAGCTTTTTCGTTTTGGTCACATTGATCACCAAATCGCCCGGACGGCTGTGTTCTCCGATCACCTGGCCTTCATAAATCTCTTCGTTGGAGCCGACAAAAAATTTCCCTCTATCCTGAAGATTGTTGATGGAATAGGGAATAGATTTTCCTAATTCCATACTGATCAATGAGCCATTGATGCGGCCCGGAATATCCCCTTTATGGGGTTCAAAATCCTTAAACCGGTGGGTCATGATAGCCTCACCCGCTGTGGCTGTTAACATCTGGCTACGGATGCCTATGATACCACGGGAAGGAATTTCAAATTTTAAAACCACGCGATCCGCTTTAGGTTCCATAGAAAGCATTACCCCTTTACGGCGGGTAATCATCTCAATGGCTTTTCCAGACACCTCATCAGGAAGATCAATCGTGAGTTCTTCCACAGGTTCGTGTTTTTTTCCGTCGATTTCTTTAATGATAACCTGCGGCTGACCGATCTGAAGTTCATATCCTTCCCGGCGCATGGTTTCCACCAAAATAGCCAGGTGTAATACGCCTCGTCCGAAAACCCTGAAGGCATCAGCTGAGGTAGTGGTTTCCACCCGCAAGGCAAGGTTTTTCTCTAATTCCTTTTTTAGTCTTTCTCTAACGTGACGGGAGGTAACGTATTTTCCCTCCTGGCCAAAAAACGGTGAGTCATTGATGGTAAAAATCATACTCATCGTCGGTTCATCGATAGCAATAGAAGGTAATGCTTCCGGATTTTCTGCATCGGCAAAAGTATCCCCTATCTCAAATTCGTCAATCCCGAAAATACCACAAATATCTCCTGCCTGAACCTCATCAACCTCAGCACGCTGGAATCCTTCGAATACAAATAATCCCCTGATCTTGCCTTTACTGATCTTGCCATCTTTTTTAACCAGGGCAATTTGTTGTCCCTGCCTCAAGGTTCCTCTGTGCAAACGCCCCACTGCAATCCTTCCGATATAAGCCGAGTAATCAAGGCTGGTGACCAACATTTGGGCAGCACCTTCCTCTACTTTTGGCGGTGGAATATGCTCAATAATGGCATCGAGCAAAGGTATAATATTATCAGTCGGCTCTTTCCAGTCAACACTCATCCAGCCATTTTTGGCGGAGCCGAAAATAGTTGGAAAATCCAACTGGTCTTCTGTTGCATCCAAGTTGGCCATAAGGTCAAAAACGGAATCCTGCACCTCATCCGGGGTACAATTCAGTTTATCTACTTTATTGACCACAACGATGGGCTTGAGCCCTAATTCCAATGCTTTTTGCAAAACGAATCGGGTCTGGGGCATAGGTCCCTCAAAAGCATCGACGAGCAGCAGTACACCGTCGGCCATATTGAGTACCCTTTCCACCTCTCCACCGAAATCACTGTGACCAGGCGTGTCAATGATGTTGATCTTTACATCCTTATAAACGATGGAAACATTTTTGGCAAGGATGGTTATTCCCCTTTCTCTTTCCAGATCATTACTATCCATGATGAGTTCTCCTGGATTTTCGTGGTCCTTGAACAGATGTCCTGCCACCAGCATTTTGTCCACTAAGGTAGTCTTACCATGATCTACGTGGGCAATGATTGCGATATTTCTAAGTTTTGTCATGCAATATTTTTTTTCGAGCCGCAAAGGTAGGAAAAATTATAAATTAAAAATTAAAAATTAAAAATTAAAAACCGTTGAAAATCAATCACTTACCTTTTTTACCAAAACATTGGCCCATTATAAAATAAATGATGAAAGATAATAAAGGTAATCTGGAATCTTTCAACCAATAATTGGGTGTTTTTGGATCTTTTTCAGTATTTAATTTTTGTAACGTGAAAATGAAATCTTTATGACAGGAAGGCAAAAAAAAACTCTCCCCACATTACCGTCGGGAGAGTTTTGAAATATGATTAGCAATTTCTTAAGATTATAACGAATCTTTTTGTTCAGTGCCTTCCGGCAACAAAACCAAAACGTTTTCAGGCGCATAAACAAGGATGGAAACATTTTCCAATAACGGAGTGCCTCCAACCTCGATTTGTTTCCTGAGATCGGTACCATAAATGGTGTAAATCTCGTCTTCAACCGAGTATTTCAAATTGTATTTCCCGGCCTGAACGAGAGATTTAAGAATAGACTCGGTTCCGTTTTCGAGTGAAACACTCATTTGAATGCGCACTGTACTTTTGTCCCAGGTCTTTACCTCAATCGGCTCTCCAAGGTTTAGCGAAACGATTTCATTACCCTGAAGATTGAAAGATTTAATAAGTACTTTTTCTGCCGTTTCTTTCTGGAAACCTTGCTGGCCAAAACTCATTATAGCTAGGGGCAGAAGGAGGAAAGTAAGGGCAAAATTGTTAAAAAGTGTAGATGTATTCATAAGCAGCCTCCTTTTATTTAATGGATAAAATACGCATTTTTTGGCGTAAAGTCAATATGCTGACCCAAATTATCCATCAGGTTTAAATGGTTAAAACAAAAAAAATCGTCAATGTGTGTTCTTCTCAAAAACTATTTATAGTCTTGCGTATCTTAACTAACCTCTCCAGTAATTGGTCTAAGCGGTCAAGAGGCAACATATTTGCCCCGTCGGATTTAGCTTCATCGGGTCGGGGATGTGTTTCTATAAAGATGCCGTCAACCCCTGAAACGATGCCTGCCCTGGCAATTATTTCTATCATGGCAGGTTGCCCGCCAGTAATTCCTGTTGATTGATTGGGTTGTTGCAAGGAATGAGTACAATCCAAAATCACTTCTGCCCCCAATTCCTGCATTTGGGGGATGCCACGGTAATCGACGATCATATCCTGGTATCCAAAATTGTTCCCTCTTTCGGTCAGCCATACCCGGTCATTTCCTGACTGCACCACTTTATCTTTGGCAAATTTCATGGCAGCAGGGCTCAAAAACTGACCTTTTTTGATATTAACGACCTTTCCCGTCTTGGCGGCAGCCACCAAAAGATCTGTCTGCCGACAGAGAAAGGCGGGAATCTGTAAAACATCAACGTATTCGGCGGCGATGGCCGCTTCCTCTACAGAGTGAATATCCGTCGTCACCGGAATATCGAAATGCATTCCGATTTTCTTCAGTATTTCCAGTGCTTTAATATCTCCAATTCCAGTAAAAGAATCCAGACGGGAACGATTTGCTTTCCGATAAGACCCCTTGAAAATATAGGGAATTTCCAGGCGATTGGTAATCTTCACCACCGCTTCGGCGATTTCGAAAGCCATGGCTTCTCCCTCAATGGCACATGGGCCGGCAATGAGAAAGAAATTGCCACTGTCCTGATGTTTAAGTTTGTTTAAGTTTATACTCATACTATGATTAATGTCTTTTCCTGGTGAAAAGTTCCAAACAAAAAAAAACGCGAAACCTGAAGATCAGATTCCGCGATTGATATATGATTTAGTATGAAAAAATTAAAGTTTGTAGGTTACTCCTAAATTGAGTAACGAAATGCCATACCCTACTTCTCCGAAGATACCCAGGTTGCTTTTCACAAAGTAAGTAGCTCCGACAAACCCGCTGTAAGTAAAATTGTTCTGAGCCTCGCGGTAGAAAGAAGGAACCGGTGTATCGGGTTTGTTGTCACCATACAATGGCTCATCAGAAGGCGTATTGTCTACAGCTACAATTGGCACATTGTAAGCAAGGCTAAAACCACCGTAAACATCCCATTTGTCGAGATTTACAAAATGTACAGCAGGACGGACACCAACCACCAACATCTGATTGTGGAATGTATTGGAAGATCCGTCATTGTATTTGATCAGGGAACTTGTGGTGGAAGAATAAGAAGCGAAAGCACTAAGGCTGAATTTTTCCGCTAATTTATATCCAAGGGTCAGGCTAACAGGCGGTACGTTGATCGATCCACCGTCTTTAAAAAAAGTAGGCACGACTCCAACGCCGGCGCTCAATTGTAATTTGGAAGTGCTTTGGGCATTGACCGTAGCAAAAGAGATAAGTAAAAGGCCGAATAAAACAAAAATTCTTGACATGGTTTCGTTTTTTAATTTTGAATTAGCAATGGGATTTGCAATATTTTTTCTCAAAAGGTGTTAATTTCTCGTTTTACCAACGACAACGTTTTGAATTATACCGCAAATTTAGATTAAAAAAGTGTACCAGTCAAACTTATAGGCAGAATTTTATTTTATATTTAAGTATTTAAAAGGTTTTTAACAAAATTTAAATCTTTAAAATTGATTTATTTTTACCCCATGTTCTGTTTTTATTAAAGAGTAAAAACTTTAATATCTCCCCCACATCTAAGTCAAAACAGAATTTTTTTTTGCTTTTTTATATAAAACGTTTCTTTTTTTAAAAGTAACATATAATTATTGAAAATTTCGATATTTTTTTAGTGAATCATTAATCAAACTGAATAAATCCAGCTAAATCCTTTCCTTGAATTCGAAAATAACCGAGTAAAAATTGACTAATTTTTAATTTTTGTTCAAAAACTTATGAGAATTCTAAAAAGTTTCTCAAATTAGCCCTTGCCCTCATTAATAATAAGAAAATGTATTTTTCTTAATCATTAAAATTGTTTAATTATGTTAATTCTTTACATTGCAACAGGTGCATTCCTGTTTGGAGGGGGAGTTTTACTAAGCTCTAGTTTAGTTCAGCAAACCAGCAGAAGGAGAATATATTAGTTCTTCTAAAAATTTAAAAAGTTTATCCCGTCCCAGTTTCTAAACCACCCCTGCAAATCCACTCTCTGAAAACTTCCCTGAACATTACAACAAGGCTATCACTTATACATCTACGTACCGAATTTATGGCAGGATTTTGTTCTGACCATAATTGACTTGAAAGATTATCATTGTTTGATGGATGCAGACTGTCATTATGAATTGTTATGCGTCTGAATGAGTTCATCAAATAATTGTTGCTTGTCTATGGGAACGACTCCGTTTCGTTCACAGACTTGTCCACCTGCAAGATTGGAAAGGTTTGCGATGACCGCAATGTCCAGATCGAGTGCCAGGCCTAATGCGGCTATGCTGATGACACTGTCACCCGCTCCGCACACGTCGGCAATGTCTCGCACGTAGGTCGGAACGATCAGCCCGCTTTTTTCGTCAGCAATGAAAAGTCCTTGTTCAGAAAGGGTAATAAGGCTAATGCTGTTCTCCAGTTGTTGCTTAATATATTCGGCTGTATGGATAAGTGAATCCAACGTTGTTTTAACTTCAAAGGAACATTGGTTCCTTATTTCCCGTAAATTGGGTTTAAACAGGGTAACCCCCCGATAGGCCCAGAAATTCCTGAACTTAGGATCTACAGCCGTTGGAATGGAATGTTTCCCGGCTAAAGCAATGACCTTTTCGATTACTCCAGGGGTCAATACTCCTTTGTTATAATCCTGGAATATAATCACGTGAATTTGCTCTTCCTCCAGAATCTGCTCTATTGACCCAGTCAATTGCTCTTCTTCAAAAGGTGTCAGATCAAAATTATCTTCCTGATCCACCCGCAATAATTGTTGACTACCCGCCATAACGCGCGTCTTAACAGTAGTCTTTCGTGAGTCGCTTTTTATGATTCCCCGAATGGGCAACCTGTTTTCAGGAAATAGTCCCAGAAAAACATCGGCATTGTCATCGGTTCCCACAATACTGCATAAAAAGGGTTTGGCTCCCAATGCACTAACGTTTAACGCCACATTGGCCGCCCCACCCAGACGATTATCCATGCTCTGCTGGAGCACTATAGGTACGGGTGCCTCAGGAGAGATGCGGTCTACCTGCCCTATAAGGTATCGATCAATCATTACGTCCCCTACAATTAATACATTAAGGTCATTGAATCGCTCAAAGAGCTGCTTTTCGTACATTGCCATCTTCTATTTTCTTTTTTTCTGATCCCCAACATATAACCCGGTCTCAAGGAATTCCAAAATTTTTTCAGTCGCGCCCCTGTTTTCCTCAATGAATGTTCTGGCGGCTTTAGCGGCGGAGGCGTATTGCTCAGGGTGCTGTAATTGTTCAAACCCTTTTTTTAATTCCCCATAATCCGCCACTGAAAATGCCCCTCCCCTTTCCTTCAATTCAACAGCCTCTCTGAACTTTGAATGATTGGGTCCAAAAAGAACAGGCAATGCAAACGTTGCCGGCTCCAGGATATTATGAATACCGACGCCAAATCCTCCTCCAATATAAGCGATGACACCATATTTATATACAGAGGCCAACATACCTATATTATCAAGGATCAACACCGTAGCATCCGTGTCAGGCATTTGCTCCAACTGTGAGTATCTGATCAATGGGAGGGAGAGTTTTTTCTCCAGGTTGTTCAGATGGGCATCTGTTATTTCGTGGGGGGCGATGATTACTTTCCATCCCACCGGCAGATCATTATTGAACAAGGGACATAAAATTTCTTCCCCTTTCGGCCAGGTGCTTCCTGCTATGAAAACTTTTGACCCGGCAACAAATTTTTCAATCTCAGGAAAAACCCTCGCATTCCTGGCGATATCCAGTACCCTGTCCACTCTTGTATCCCCTGCCCTGCTGGAATGGTGATAACCAATTTTTGCCAATAACTCCACCGACCTGCTGTCCTGCACAAAAACATGGGCGAATCCGTACAGGAGTTTCCTGAAAAGTTTCCCGTATGCTTTAAAGAAAACCTGGCCAGGTCTGAAAATGGCAGAGATCAGGAGATGGGGTACTTTATGGTGTTGTAAAACAGCAAGGTGATTGTACCAAAATTCATATTTTACAAAAATGGCCAGGTCCGGTTGGGCAATGCGGTAGAATTTTCGGGCATTAAAAGGAGTATCCAAAGGTAAAAAACAAACGTGGTCAGCATGCTCGTAATTTTTACGGATGTTGTAACCTGAGGGAGAAAAAAAAGTTAAAAGGATCTTTTTGTCGGGCCAGCGCTTTTTCATGGCTTCAATGACAGGCCTTCCCTGTTCGAACTCTCCAAGGGATGCGCAATGTACCCAGATGAGTTTCGCCGTTCCAATCCTTTCACGAAATGACTTTAGGTTTAAAAAGGTATCCTTCCTGCCCTGGATAAAGTCTTTTGCTTTAGTATTAAAAATCGAAGCTACCCGAAGGATCAGGGCAAAAACGTAAATACCTGTATTGTAGATTAAACTCACCTAATCGTATTTCTGATTTAAAATAGGATACCCGTGTAATAATTTTTTGTTTTGTCAATAAAAAATCTCCTCCGTTCCCTTTCCGAAATAAAAAGGAATAACCCAGGTCAGCCTGAAAGTGTAAAGGAGATCAAGGCGTTGCGTAGTATCCGCCGACATGGTATCAAAATTAAT
This sequence is a window from Lewinellaceae bacterium. Protein-coding genes within it:
- a CDS encoding rhomboid family intramembrane serine protease, with amino-acid sequence MESILGGILAFFIVLFSYKGFRDRAFYDQYLFDVYKILAGKEYYRLFSSAFLHGSWFHLGFNLIALLSFSGEVEFYFGWWQYLVLFFGSVLFGDLLALYFHRNHEYRAVGASGGVSGLVMAFVIASPNSSISFILLPIGIKSWIFGIAYVLVTIIAIKRSNDNIGHEAHLGGAIMGVLLALTFHPSLFMDRWWLIAAILVPTIVFLWLNLSHPAFFLTGNLRGIFSKNPRSPLKISHKKKNISKEEELDLLLGKIKKKGMSGLTQKERNRLEELSKD
- a CDS encoding 1-acyl-sn-glycerol-3-phosphate acyltransferase, with the protein product MKKILAYLLTAIHLLVFGLILVLFHPMQWIALKIGGYTGHKRMVKRMNYCLIQSLKILGNTCTFTIGYEIPKDKPLIIVSNHQSTYDISPIQYYLDDHHVKFVSKVELAKGIPSVSFNLRHGGSVLIDRKNPRQALPAMKQFAEYLEANKYAGVIFPEGTRSKNGIPKSFSPNGLKTLIKYMPSAYIVPVTINNSWKIIENGYRPMNIGIRATWQTHKPIEVAGRDFDELLKEVEDTIKGAIIN
- a CDS encoding IS110 family transposase: MKQSDRFVGIDISKDSFDVCVLSQGALLEESRFNNDAQGWQKFAKNLSDQDLCIIEATGSYHVGLALYLVEHDKRVSVVNPLRVKYFSRLNLKRAKTDRVDAYVIAQYGQVFKPESWTAPPTHLRQLQQLMTVSAQLTKQKTALINQQKNFELVPDPSKEALEIIKCQIVKLEKHLQEIQCLINNSIKEHYKELEASLRSIPGLGPKTVATLILITGGFTKFGSYKALIAYVGLAPRTYESGVSVKGASHICKLGSSYLRKLLYECALSAKRFNPVCKELFERLYIAKKKPFKVAMIAVANKLLKIAFTIAITGQKFDPEYRLKHYFAK
- the typA gene encoding translational GTPase TypA gives rise to the protein MTKLRNIAIIAHVDHGKTTLVDKMLVAGHLFKDHENPGELIMDSNDLERERGITILAKNVSIVYKDVKINIIDTPGHSDFGGEVERVLNMADGVLLLVDAFEGPMPQTRFVLQKALELGLKPIVVVNKVDKLNCTPDEVQDSVFDLMANLDATEDQLDFPTIFGSAKNGWMSVDWKEPTDNIIPLLDAIIEHIPPPKVEEGAAQMLVTSLDYSAYIGRIAVGRLHRGTLRQGQQIALVKKDGKISKGKIRGLFVFEGFQRAEVDEVQAGDICGIFGIDEFEIGDTFADAENPEALPSIAIDEPTMSMIFTINDSPFFGQEGKYVTSRHVRERLKKELEKNLALRVETTTSADAFRVFGRGVLHLAILVETMRREGYELQIGQPQVIIKEIDGKKHEPVEELTIDLPDEVSGKAIEMITRRKGVMLSMEPKADRVVLKFEIPSRGIIGIRSQMLTATAGEAIMTHRFKDFEPHKGDIPGRINGSLISMELGKSIPYSINNLQDRGKFFVGSNEEIYEGQVIGEHSRPGDLVINVTKTKKLSNMRSSGADEKMKLIPPKRFTLEEALEYIQGDEYVEVTPESIRLRKIFLKEHDRKRSRNAAVTVE
- the kdsA gene encoding 3-deoxy-8-phosphooctulonate synthase gives rise to the protein MSINLNKLKHQDSGNFFLIAGPCAIEGEAMAFEIAEAVVKITNRLEIPYIFKGSYRKANRSRLDSFTGIGDIKALEILKKIGMHFDIPVTTDIHSVEEAAIAAEYVDVLQIPAFLCRQTDLLVAAAKTGKVVNIKKGQFLSPAAMKFAKDKVVQSGNDRVWLTERGNNFGYQDMIVDYRGIPQMQELGAEVILDCTHSLQQPNQSTGITGGQPAMIEIIARAGIVSGVDGIFIETHPRPDEAKSDGANMLPLDRLDQLLERLVKIRKTINSF
- a CDS encoding outer membrane beta-barrel protein, translating into MSRIFVLFGLLLISFATVNAQSTSKLQLSAGVGVVPTFFKDGGSINVPPVSLTLGYKLAEKFSLSAFASYSSTTSSLIKYNDGSSNTFHNQMLVVGVRPAVHFVNLDKWDVYGGFSLAYNVPIVAVDNTPSDEPLYGDNKPDTPVPSFYREAQNNFTYSGFVGATYFVKSNLGIFGEVGYGISLLNLGVTYKL
- a CDS encoding carbohydrate kinase encodes the protein MYEKQLFERFNDLNVLIVGDVMIDRYLIGQVDRISPEAPVPIVLQQSMDNRLGGAANVALNVSALGAKPFLCSIVGTDDNADVFLGLFPENRLPIRGIIKSDSRKTTVKTRVMAGSQQLLRVDQEDNFDLTPFEEEQLTGSIEQILEEEQIHVIIFQDYNKGVLTPGVIEKVIALAGKHSIPTAVDPKFRNFWAYRGVTLFKPNLREIRNQCSFEVKTTLDSLIHTAEYIKQQLENSISLITLSEQGLFIADEKSGLIVPTYVRDIADVCGAGDSVISIAALGLALDLDIAVIANLSNLAGGQVCERNGVVPIDKQQLFDELIQTHNNS
- a CDS encoding 3-deoxy-D-manno-octulosonic acid transferase produces the protein MSLIYNTGIYVFALILRVASIFNTKAKDFIQGRKDTFLNLKSFRERIGTAKLIWVHCASLGEFEQGRPVIEAMKKRWPDKKILLTFFSPSGYNIRKNYEHADHVCFLPLDTPFNARKFYRIAQPDLAIFVKYEFWYNHLAVLQHHKVPHLLISAIFRPGQVFFKAYGKLFRKLLYGFAHVFVQDSRSVELLAKIGYHHSSRAGDTRVDRVLDIARNARVFPEIEKFVAGSKVFIAGSTWPKGEEILCPLFNNDLPVGWKVIIAPHEITDAHLNNLEKKLSLPLIRYSQLEQMPDTDATVLILDNIGMLASVYKYGVIAYIGGGFGVGIHNILEPATFALPVLFGPNHSKFREAVELKERGGAFSVADYGELKKGFEQLQHPEQYASAAKAARTFIEENRGATEKILEFLETGLYVGDQKKRK